The proteins below come from a single Chryseobacterium capnotolerans genomic window:
- the cysS gene encoding cysteine--tRNA ligase: protein MQLKIYNSLTAEKEIFKPILEGNVGMYVCGPTVYSNVHLGNVRTFLSFDFIYRTLMHLGYKVRYVRNITDAGHLTDDGDVNNDRFVKQTRLEKLEPMEIVQKYTVDFHKVLEMFNLLPPNIEPTATGHIVEQIELTQKLIDTGFAYESNGSVYFDVLEYNKRGLNYGELSKRNIEELFANTRDLDGQGEKKNPQDFALWKKASPAHIMRWNSPWGEGFPGWHLECTAMSTKYLGETFDIHGGGMDLKFPHHECEIAQGKACNGIAPVHYWMHANMLTMNSQRMSKSTGNYILPMQLVTGDNDFFEKSFHPSIVRFCFLQAHYRSVLDISNDAMIASEKGFIRLMEAVKVLNSITPDDTKQSAFSLTEWKNKCYEALTDDFNSPILIAHLFEAVKYIFALNDGKETISTADLEDLKSTLNAFIFDVLGLQTIEENNNEKLDQTLKVLIELRNQARKSRNFELSDQIRDKLLAEGIELKDGRDGTSYVLN from the coding sequence ATGCAACTAAAAATATACAACTCGCTTACAGCGGAAAAAGAAATATTCAAACCCATCTTAGAAGGAAATGTAGGAATGTATGTATGCGGACCTACAGTGTACAGCAATGTGCATTTAGGGAACGTAAGAACTTTCCTTTCTTTTGATTTTATTTACCGTACCCTAATGCATTTAGGCTACAAAGTAAGATATGTAAGAAACATTACTGATGCCGGACACCTTACTGATGACGGAGATGTAAATAACGATAGATTTGTTAAGCAAACCAGACTAGAAAAGCTGGAACCAATGGAAATTGTACAAAAGTACACTGTTGATTTCCATAAAGTGTTAGAAATGTTCAATCTGCTTCCTCCGAATATCGAACCTACAGCAACAGGTCACATTGTAGAACAGATTGAGCTTACTCAAAAATTAATTGACACAGGCTTTGCTTACGAAAGCAATGGTTCAGTATACTTCGATGTATTGGAATACAATAAAAGAGGGCTGAACTACGGTGAACTATCAAAACGTAATATAGAAGAGCTTTTTGCAAATACCCGTGATCTTGACGGACAAGGGGAGAAAAAGAATCCACAGGATTTTGCCCTTTGGAAAAAAGCATCTCCAGCGCATATCATGAGGTGGAACTCTCCTTGGGGAGAAGGTTTCCCAGGATGGCACCTTGAATGTACTGCTATGAGTACTAAATATTTAGGTGAAACTTTTGACATCCATGGCGGAGGAATGGACTTGAAATTCCCGCACCATGAATGTGAAATCGCTCAAGGAAAAGCTTGCAATGGTATCGCACCGGTACATTACTGGATGCATGCCAATATGTTGACGATGAATTCTCAGCGTATGAGTAAATCTACAGGAAATTATATCCTGCCGATGCAATTGGTAACAGGAGACAATGATTTCTTTGAAAAATCTTTCCACCCATCAATTGTTCGTTTCTGCTTCCTGCAGGCACATTACAGAAGTGTTTTAGATATTTCTAACGATGCAATGATCGCCAGCGAAAAAGGATTTATCAGATTGATGGAAGCTGTGAAAGTATTGAATTCTATTACTCCTGACGACACAAAACAATCTGCTTTCAGCCTTACAGAATGGAAAAACAAATGTTATGAAGCATTAACAGATGATTTCAACTCTCCAATTCTGATCGCTCATTTGTTTGAAGCCGTAAAATACATTTTCGCTTTAAATGACGGCAAAGAAACAATCTCAACAGCAGATCTTGAAGATTTAAAGTCAACATTGAATGCCTTTATCTTTGACGTGCTAGGATTGCAGACTATAGAGGAAAACAATAATGAAAAATTGGATCAGACTTTAAAAGTTTTAATCGAATTGAGAAACCAGGCAAGGAAATCCAGAAACTTCGAACTTTCAGACCAGATCAGAGACAAACTGCTTGCTGAAGGCATAGAATTAAAAGACGGAAGAGACGGAACATCCTACGTTCTGAACTAA
- a CDS encoding DinB family protein: protein MVKKEIIGHLCDSAFTNIRRFVVTQYKENENIVYDQNAWVKAQNYQNVSTTELINLWKALNYQVVHIVENIPDEALQRTCDTTKTEPQIFSLEFIIKDYVDHLQHHLESI, encoded by the coding sequence ATGGTCAAAAAAGAAATTATTGGCCACCTTTGTGACAGTGCTTTTACAAATATCCGTAGATTTGTAGTCACTCAATATAAAGAGAACGAGAATATCGTATACGATCAGAACGCTTGGGTAAAGGCTCAGAACTATCAGAATGTTTCAACAACAGAGTTAATCAACCTTTGGAAAGCTTTAAACTATCAGGTAGTTCACATCGTAGAAAATATTCCTGATGAAGCATTACAGAGAACTTGTGATACCACCAAAACAGAACCTCAGATTTTCAGTCTGGAGTTTATCATTAAGGATTATGTAGACCATTTGCAGCATCATTTAGAATCGATTTAA
- the folE gene encoding GTP cyclohydrolase I FolE yields MVDFTDNDDDIFTGKEHTPIREDAFDKSPQEKIEKITELFGEIMETLGLDMTDDSLKDSPKRVAKMYVNEIFGGLLPENKPGISTFSNKYKYRQMLVEKDITVYSFCEHHFLPIIGRAHVAYISNGEVIGLSKINRIVDYYAKRPQVQERLTMQIVEALKEALGTKNVACIIDAKHLCVNCRGIKDTASSTITAELSGIFRTNPITRQEFLHYVGSHAKLD; encoded by the coding sequence ATGGTTGATTTTACTGATAACGACGATGATATTTTCACTGGAAAAGAACATACGCCTATAAGGGAAGATGCTTTTGATAAATCGCCACAGGAAAAAATAGAAAAAATTACTGAGCTTTTTGGAGAGATTATGGAAACTTTAGGTCTTGATATGACTGATGACTCCCTGAAAGATTCTCCAAAACGTGTTGCTAAAATGTATGTGAACGAAATTTTCGGTGGACTTCTTCCGGAAAACAAACCAGGCATCTCTACATTCTCCAATAAATATAAATACCGCCAAATGTTGGTGGAAAAAGATATCACAGTATATTCTTTTTGTGAACACCACTTTTTACCCATTATAGGAAGAGCACACGTTGCTTATATTTCCAATGGAGAAGTCATTGGTCTTTCAAAGATTAACAGAATTGTGGATTACTATGCAAAAAGACCACAGGTTCAGGAAAGACTGACCATGCAGATCGTAGAAGCTCTGAAAGAAGCTCTGGGAACTAAAAATGTAGCATGTATCATTGATGCTAAACACCTTTGTGTAAACTGTAGAGGAATTAAAGATACTGCAAGTTCTACCATCACGGCAGAGCTAAGCGGAATCTTCAGAACCAATCCTATTACAAGACAGGAATTCTTACATTATGTAGGAAGCCATGCAAAACTAGATTAA
- the metF gene encoding methylenetetrahydrofolate reductase [NAD(P)H]: MKITEHIKNANGKTLFSLEVVPPQKGIGIEDLYTNIDPLMEFKPPFIDVTTSREEYIYLDKGNGLMERRITRMRPGTLGICAAIQHKYNVDTVPHLLCGGFTKEETEYLLVDCMYLGIDNVMALRGDAMKGHQYFEPTQGGHASAMDLVNQINNLGRGKYLHNEEQVCDELNKFCIGVAGYPEKHMEAPSMNYDLKWLKQKVDAGADYIVTQMFFDNKKYIEFVQKAREMGITVPIIPGIKPIATKKHLKILPQVFKIDLPEELINEVENAKNNDAVKQIGIEWAITQCKELLDFGVPVLHFYSMGKSDNIKKIAGELF, encoded by the coding sequence ATGAAGATAACAGAACACATTAAAAACGCAAATGGGAAAACCTTATTCTCCTTAGAAGTGGTTCCACCACAAAAGGGAATTGGTATTGAAGATCTCTATACGAATATTGATCCGTTGATGGAATTCAAACCTCCATTCATTGATGTTACCACTTCAAGAGAAGAATATATTTATTTAGATAAAGGAAATGGATTGATGGAGCGCCGTATCACAAGAATGCGTCCCGGAACCCTAGGAATTTGTGCAGCGATTCAGCATAAATATAACGTAGATACCGTTCCACACTTATTATGTGGTGGCTTTACCAAGGAAGAAACAGAATATCTTTTAGTAGACTGTATGTATCTTGGGATTGATAATGTGATGGCATTAAGAGGAGATGCCATGAAAGGACATCAGTATTTCGAACCTACTCAAGGCGGTCATGCCAGTGCCATGGATCTTGTGAACCAAATTAATAATCTGGGAAGAGGAAAATACCTTCACAACGAAGAACAGGTTTGTGATGAACTGAATAAATTCTGCATCGGAGTAGCAGGCTATCCTGAGAAACATATGGAAGCACCTTCTATGAATTATGACCTGAAATGGCTGAAACAAAAAGTAGATGCAGGAGCAGATTATATCGTTACTCAAATGTTCTTTGACAATAAGAAATACATTGAGTTTGTACAAAAGGCAAGAGAAATGGGAATTACAGTACCTATCATTCCAGGAATAAAACCGATTGCTACCAAAAAACATCTGAAAATTTTGCCACAGGTCTTCAAAATAGACCTTCCGGAAGAATTGATCAATGAAGTGGAGAACGCAAAAAATAATGATGCAGTTAAGCAGATCGGAATAGAATGGGCGATTACTCAATGCAAAGAATTACTTGATTTTGGAGTTCCTGTTTTACATTTCTATTCCATGGGTAAGAGTGATAATATTAAAAAAATAGCAGGAGAACTATTTTAA
- the metH gene encoding methionine synthase: protein MKYLRLSGLEPLIITPESNFINVGERTNVAGSKKFLRLIKEEKFSEALDIARHQVEGGAQILDVNFDDGLIDGKASMIKFLNLIASEPDIARIPIMVDSSKWEILEAGLQVAQGKCVVNSISLKEGEEEFIKHAKAIKRYGAAVIVMAFDEVGQADNLERRIEISKRSYDILVNQIGFPAEDIIFDLNIFPVATGMDEHRKNAIDFIEATRWVRQNLPYASVSGGVSNVSFSFRGNDTVREAMHSVFLYHAIQAGMNIGIVNPAMLEVYDEINKELLELVEDVILDRREDATERLLDYSEKHKSVKKEKTEDLEWRNNPLQERITYALVKGIDRFIEEDVEEARQLAERPLHVIEINLMTGMGVVGDLFGSGKMFLPQVVKSARVMKKAVAYLQPFIEAEKDGSRPANGKILMATVKGDVHDIGKNIVSVVLGCNNYEIVDLGVMVPAEKIIQTAIAEKVDVIGLSGLITPSLDEMVYIASELERQNLDFPLLIGGATTSKAHTAVKIDLKYKNAVVHVNDASRAVNVVSSLLGDRNKEYVSDLKNDYSDFREKFLNRQVDKDYVSIEEARENRFKVDWENENIFTPNSLGITVIENQDLRELLPFIDWSPFFRSWDLHGKYPNILEDEVVGVQAKELFKDAQVILKRILDEKLLTAKAIFGIFKANSNESDDILIFDENNNEQAKFLTLRQQAQRSKGKDYLALSDFIAPQSSGKTDYMGAFCVTTGFGTDELAEEYEKANDDYNAIMVKALADRFAEAYAEFLHKKVRTEYWGYAVQEELSNEELIAEKYKGIRPAPGYPACPDHLEKKTIWDLLKVEENTGVFLTESLAMFPTASVSGYYFGSPHAKYFGLGKITEDQLKDYADRRSCSIQEAKKWLSPNLAD from the coding sequence ATGAAATATTTAAGATTATCAGGCCTTGAGCCTCTTATCATAACACCGGAAAGTAATTTCATCAATGTGGGTGAAAGAACCAATGTTGCCGGTTCCAAAAAGTTTTTGAGACTCATCAAAGAGGAAAAATTCTCTGAAGCATTAGACATTGCCCGCCATCAGGTAGAAGGAGGAGCACAAATTCTTGATGTCAACTTTGATGACGGTTTGATCGATGGAAAAGCATCGATGATTAAATTTCTGAACTTAATTGCCTCAGAACCGGATATTGCAAGAATTCCAATCATGGTAGACTCTTCCAAATGGGAAATTCTGGAAGCCGGTCTTCAAGTAGCTCAGGGAAAATGCGTGGTAAACTCTATCAGCTTAAAAGAAGGCGAAGAAGAATTTATCAAACACGCCAAAGCTATCAAAAGATATGGAGCTGCGGTTATTGTAATGGCATTTGATGAGGTAGGGCAGGCAGACAATCTTGAAAGAAGAATAGAAATTTCAAAACGATCTTATGATATCCTGGTGAACCAGATCGGATTCCCGGCAGAAGATATCATTTTTGACTTAAATATCTTCCCGGTAGCTACCGGAATGGATGAGCACAGAAAAAATGCCATCGATTTTATCGAAGCTACACGCTGGGTAAGACAAAATCTTCCTTATGCATCTGTGAGTGGGGGAGTGAGTAATGTATCCTTCTCATTCCGTGGAAATGATACGGTAAGAGAAGCTATGCATTCCGTATTTCTTTATCACGCCATTCAGGCTGGAATGAATATCGGTATTGTAAATCCTGCCATGCTGGAAGTTTATGATGAGATTAATAAAGAATTGCTGGAACTTGTAGAAGACGTAATCCTTGACCGAAGAGAAGACGCTACAGAAAGGCTTCTTGATTATTCCGAAAAACATAAATCAGTTAAAAAAGAAAAAACTGAAGACCTTGAGTGGAGAAACAATCCATTACAGGAAAGAATTACCTATGCTCTTGTAAAAGGAATTGACCGTTTTATTGAAGAAGATGTAGAAGAAGCCAGACAACTGGCAGAAAGACCGCTCCACGTCATAGAAATTAACCTAATGACAGGAATGGGAGTAGTAGGAGACTTATTTGGAAGCGGAAAAATGTTCCTGCCACAGGTAGTCAAGTCGGCAAGGGTAATGAAAAAAGCAGTAGCCTATTTACAGCCTTTTATTGAAGCCGAAAAAGACGGGTCAAGACCAGCTAATGGAAAAATTCTAATGGCAACTGTAAAAGGAGATGTTCATGATATCGGAAAGAACATTGTAAGTGTAGTTTTAGGGTGTAACAACTATGAAATTGTTGACCTGGGGGTGATGGTTCCAGCTGAGAAGATTATTCAGACTGCTATTGCTGAAAAAGTAGATGTCATCGGATTAAGCGGGTTAATTACACCCAGCTTGGATGAAATGGTATACATCGCATCGGAATTAGAAAGACAAAATCTAGATTTTCCATTATTAATTGGTGGGGCAACGACTTCAAAGGCACACACCGCCGTGAAAATCGATTTAAAATATAAAAATGCGGTCGTTCACGTTAATGACGCTTCAAGAGCCGTAAATGTGGTAAGCTCATTATTGGGAGACCGAAATAAAGAATATGTTTCTGACCTGAAGAACGACTATTCTGATTTCAGAGAAAAGTTCCTGAACAGACAAGTGGATAAAGACTATGTTTCCATTGAAGAAGCAAGAGAAAATCGCTTTAAAGTAGATTGGGAAAACGAAAATATTTTCACCCCAAATAGCTTAGGAATCACTGTAATCGAAAATCAGGATCTGAGAGAACTATTACCATTCATCGACTGGTCTCCATTCTTCAGAAGTTGGGATCTTCATGGAAAATATCCGAATATTTTAGAAGATGAGGTGGTAGGAGTACAGGCTAAAGAACTTTTCAAAGATGCACAGGTTATTTTAAAGAGAATTCTGGATGAAAAATTATTAACAGCTAAAGCAATCTTTGGAATTTTTAAAGCGAACTCCAATGAATCAGACGATATTCTGATTTTTGATGAAAATAATAATGAACAGGCTAAGTTTTTAACCTTAAGACAGCAGGCTCAAAGGTCAAAAGGAAAAGATTATCTAGCATTAAGCGACTTCATTGCTCCACAAAGTTCAGGAAAAACTGATTATATGGGAGCTTTCTGTGTAACTACAGGTTTCGGTACGGATGAGCTAGCAGAAGAATATGAAAAAGCCAATGATGATTACAATGCGATCATGGTAAAAGCATTGGCAGACCGTTTTGCAGAAGCTTATGCAGAATTTTTACATAAAAAAGTAAGAACGGAATATTGGGGCTATGCTGTTCAGGAAGAATTAAGCAATGAAGAACTGATTGCAGAAAAATACAAAGGAATCCGTCCAGCTCCAGGATATCCAGCTTGTCCTGACCACTTGGAAAAGAAAACCATCTGGGATCTTTTAAAAGTAGAAGAAAATACAGGGGTTTTCCTTACAGAAAGCTTGGCCATGTTCCCGACAGCATCCGTTTCAGGATATTATTTCGGAAGCCCGCATGCCAAGTATTTTGGATTAGGAAAAATTACAGAAGACCAGCTTAAGGATTATGCTGACAGAAGAAGCTGTAGCATCCAGGAAGCGAAAAAATGGTTGTCACCAAATTTAGCAGATTAA
- a CDS encoding fatty acid desaturase family protein, with protein sequence MEKPSYLKDSDDAKLFNELRKKVNQRVEAIPENRDIYIQIKAILLPLVYVGLYFTALLNVEKHWMYILSFVLMGISLVLIYLNLIHEAAHNNIFKSKKLNGVVLHIFDFIGANSYIWKKRHIASHHAYPNVEGWDTDIEQSGLLLIVPWIKAKGVQKYQHRFFFLVYPLYLFNWMFIRDFRDFFDKERVILKTQGRIPVVEKVKMVSYKLFYFFYQIVVPIVFFKVSIGLALGAWFLQVIAASIFALFVLLPLHPLPDNAFPRLNKDNGLPFSWLHHQFEVTNDLKENNWLVRNVLGNFNFHVAHHLFPNYSYMYYNEITEEIEEFAKEHGLAYKRFPLFTALSKHRDLLRQNANNAYYILEE encoded by the coding sequence ATGGAAAAGCCGAGTTACTTAAAAGATTCAGATGATGCCAAGCTATTTAATGAACTGAGAAAGAAAGTGAACCAACGGGTAGAAGCGATTCCTGAAAACAGGGATATCTATATTCAGATCAAAGCAATTCTTCTGCCACTGGTTTATGTAGGTTTATATTTCACAGCGCTTCTTAATGTCGAAAAGCATTGGATGTATATACTCAGTTTTGTTTTAATGGGAATTTCTTTGGTTTTAATTTATTTAAATCTGATCCATGAAGCAGCACACAATAATATCTTTAAAAGTAAAAAGCTGAATGGAGTGGTGTTGCACATTTTTGATTTCATAGGAGCGAATTCCTATATCTGGAAGAAAAGGCATATCGCAAGTCATCATGCCTATCCGAATGTGGAGGGCTGGGATACCGATATTGAACAGAGTGGTTTATTGTTAATAGTGCCTTGGATTAAGGCAAAAGGAGTACAGAAGTATCAGCATAGGTTTTTCTTTTTAGTATATCCGTTGTATTTGTTCAATTGGATGTTCATAAGAGATTTTAGAGACTTCTTCGACAAGGAAAGAGTGATTTTGAAAACCCAGGGAAGAATACCGGTTGTAGAAAAAGTGAAAATGGTGAGCTATAAGCTGTTTTACTTTTTTTATCAGATTGTAGTTCCTATCGTGTTCTTTAAAGTATCAATTGGTTTAGCTTTAGGAGCTTGGTTTTTACAGGTGATTGCAGCAAGCATTTTTGCACTGTTTGTTTTATTGCCTTTGCATCCGCTTCCAGACAATGCCTTTCCAAGATTAAATAAAGATAATGGTCTTCCATTCAGTTGGCTTCATCACCAGTTTGAGGTGACCAATGATTTAAAAGAAAATAACTGGTTGGTAAGAAATGTATTAGGGAACTTTAATTTCCATGTGGCTCATCACCTTTTCCCCAATTACAGTTATATGTATTACAATGAGATCACAGAAGAGATAGAAGAATTTGCTAAAGAACATGGCTTGGCATACAAAAGGTTTCCTTTGTTTACCGCTTTAAGCAAGCACAGGGATTTATTGAGGCAGAATGCAAATAATGCCTACTATATTTTAGAAGAATAA
- a CDS encoding homocysteine S-methyltransferase family protein, which translates to MTNIESLNKALKERILVLDGAMGTMLQRYKFEEEDYRGERFKDWEHPVKGNNDLLSLTQPQAIEEVHKKYLEAGADIIETNTFSGTTIAMADYHMEELVYDLNYESAKIARKACDEYTAKTPDKPRFVAGSIGPTNRTASLSPDVNDPGYRAITFEELRVAYKQQCEALLDGGSDILLVETIFDTLNAKAALFAIDELQEERGIKIPIMVSGTITDASGRTLSGQTAEAFLISVSHLNLLSVGFNCALGADQLTPYLETLAHNSEFYVSAYPNAGLPNAFGKYDETPEDMARQIKEYAEKGLINIIGGCCGTTPEHIKAIAELVEKYEPRKLKEFV; encoded by the coding sequence ATGACAAATATAGAATCACTAAACAAAGCCCTCAAAGAACGCATTCTCGTCCTGGACGGAGCGATGGGAACCATGCTTCAGCGCTACAAGTTTGAAGAAGAAGACTATCGTGGCGAGCGTTTCAAAGACTGGGAGCATCCGGTAAAAGGAAATAATGACCTGCTTTCTTTGACACAGCCTCAAGCCATTGAAGAAGTTCACAAGAAATACCTGGAAGCAGGAGCGGATATTATTGAAACCAATACGTTCTCAGGAACTACCATTGCGATGGCAGATTATCATATGGAAGAGCTGGTATACGACCTGAACTATGAGTCTGCAAAAATTGCCAGAAAAGCCTGTGATGAATACACTGCTAAGACTCCGGATAAACCAAGATTCGTTGCAGGATCAATTGGTCCAACCAACAGAACGGCAAGCTTAAGCCCTGATGTGAATGACCCAGGCTACAGAGCTATTACTTTTGAGGAATTAAGAGTAGCTTATAAACAACAATGCGAGGCTTTATTAGACGGAGGTTCAGATATCCTTTTGGTAGAAACCATCTTTGATACTCTTAATGCTAAAGCAGCTTTGTTTGCGATTGATGAACTTCAGGAAGAAAGAGGAATTAAAATCCCAATCATGGTTTCAGGAACCATTACGGATGCTTCAGGAAGAACTTTGAGCGGACAGACTGCTGAAGCCTTTTTGATTTCTGTTTCTCATCTGAATTTGTTAAGTGTTGGCTTTAACTGCGCTTTAGGAGCAGATCAGTTGACACCTTACCTGGAAACATTGGCTCATAATTCAGAATTCTATGTTTCAGCTTACCCGAATGCAGGATTACCGAATGCCTTCGGAAAATATGATGAAACGCCGGAAGATATGGCCAGACAGATCAAAGAATATGCAGAAAAAGGATTGATTAATATTATTGGCGGATGCTGTGGTACTACACCCGAGCATATCAAAGCGATTGCGGAGCTGGTAGAAAAATATGAGCCAAGAAAATTGAAGGAATTTGTGTGA
- a CDS encoding O-succinylhomoserine sulfhydrylase: protein MENFETSAIRTQTERSQFDEHSTPLYLTSSFIFQDAEDMRASFAEEKPKNLYSRFSNPNVSEFTEKIAKMEGAEAGYAFATGMAAIYSTFAALLSAGDHIVSCQSVFGSTHTLFTKYFPKWNIETTYFKAEDAENVEQYIKPNTKILYLETPTNPAIEILDLEFFGQIAKKHNLIFIVDNCFATPYLQQPIKYGADVVVHSATKLIDGQGRVLGGIAVGKEDLIREIYLFARNTGPALSPFNAWVLSKSLETLAIRVEKHCENALKVAEFLESHPNVELVKYPFLKSHPNYEVAKKQMKLGGNIVAFEIKGGIGGGRNFLDKIQMCSLSANLGDTRTIVTHPASTTHSKLSDEERNEVGITAGLVRCSVGLENVDDIIADLKQALD from the coding sequence ATGGAAAATTTCGAAACATCAGCAATAAGAACCCAGACGGAGAGATCTCAGTTTGATGAGCATTCCACACCATTATATCTTACTTCCAGCTTTATTTTTCAGGATGCTGAAGATATGAGAGCAAGCTTTGCTGAAGAAAAACCCAAAAACCTGTACAGTCGTTTCTCTAATCCGAACGTATCTGAGTTTACCGAAAAGATCGCAAAAATGGAAGGTGCAGAAGCAGGATATGCCTTTGCAACAGGAATGGCAGCTATTTATTCAACATTTGCGGCTTTGTTAAGTGCCGGAGATCATATTGTAAGCTGTCAGTCGGTTTTTGGATCTACTCACACTTTATTCACAAAGTATTTCCCGAAATGGAATATTGAAACTACCTATTTCAAAGCAGAAGATGCAGAAAATGTAGAACAATATATAAAACCCAATACTAAGATCCTATATCTTGAAACGCCAACCAATCCGGCTATTGAAATCCTGGATCTGGAGTTTTTCGGACAAATTGCTAAGAAGCATAACCTAATCTTTATTGTAGATAATTGTTTTGCAACACCTTATCTTCAACAACCTATCAAATATGGTGCAGATGTTGTTGTACATTCTGCAACGAAGTTGATTGACGGGCAAGGAAGAGTATTAGGAGGAATTGCAGTAGGAAAAGAAGACCTGATCAGAGAAATTTATCTTTTCGCAAGAAATACAGGACCAGCATTGTCTCCTTTTAACGCATGGGTATTATCAAAAAGCCTTGAAACATTAGCAATCAGAGTTGAAAAACACTGCGAAAATGCATTGAAAGTAGCCGAGTTTTTAGAAAGCCACCCTAATGTGGAATTGGTAAAATATCCATTCCTGAAATCCCATCCAAACTATGAAGTAGCTAAAAAACAGATGAAGTTGGGTGGAAATATTGTTGCTTTTGAAATAAAAGGCGGAATAGGAGGCGGAAGAAACTTCCTGGATAAGATACAAATGTGTTCACTTTCTGCTAACTTAGGTGATACAAGAACGATCGTTACTCACCCGGCATCTACAACGCACTCCAAACTGTCAGACGAAGAAAGAAACGAAGTAGGAATTACAGCAGGATTAGTTCGTTGTTCAGTAGGTCTGGAAAACGTAGACGATATTATCGCAGACTTAAAGCAGGCTTTAGACTAA